A window from Leptospira meyeri encodes these proteins:
- a CDS encoding acetylxylan esterase gives MPQTVSFDECFQTVPKLDPPSDLDSFWKAGIAELKKVPIKATYKTVLKGSFIWESLNDISFQSIDNHVLHGKLAIPRKRGNRPVVVYFHDYLAVPEEIQKGYSDLGVAQLHITLRGHGEEMVHAPVDPTTGKVPIGWTPNYFAHGLDQKEDFYMRKLYLDVIRTIEFLRLTDGIDGDQIILHGKSLGSALSVFGAAYSDRIKGLILETPSFCYIDKDQISLKGNPWIRELTPFLEKRATKKIDYKKELAYFDALNFSKKIKIPALFSCGMEDVISHPKSTFALFNHMNCDKRMQLYPTEGNEAGKDKQPQANLEFVKEIFAL, from the coding sequence ATGCCACAAACCGTTAGTTTTGATGAATGTTTCCAAACGGTTCCAAAACTAGACCCACCTTCTGACTTGGATAGTTTTTGGAAGGCAGGGATAGCAGAATTAAAAAAAGTTCCAATCAAAGCGACATACAAAACCGTTTTGAAAGGATCTTTTATTTGGGAATCTCTCAATGATATTAGTTTTCAAAGTATCGACAATCATGTGTTACATGGAAAACTAGCAATCCCAAGAAAAAGAGGGAACCGGCCTGTAGTTGTTTATTTCCATGACTATTTAGCCGTTCCAGAAGAAATCCAAAAAGGTTATTCAGATTTGGGTGTAGCTCAGCTTCATATCACCTTGCGTGGGCATGGTGAGGAAATGGTTCATGCCCCAGTCGACCCAACCACGGGAAAGGTACCCATCGGTTGGACACCCAATTATTTTGCTCATGGGCTTGATCAAAAAGAAGATTTTTATATGCGTAAACTCTACTTAGACGTAATTCGTACAATTGAGTTTTTGCGTTTGACCGACGGGATTGACGGAGACCAAATCATTTTACATGGAAAATCATTGGGTTCCGCTTTATCGGTGTTTGGTGCAGCCTATTCCGATCGAATCAAAGGTTTGATATTAGAAACACCGTCTTTTTGTTATATTGATAAGGACCAAATTTCTTTAAAGGGGAATCCGTGGATTCGCGAACTCACTCCTTTTTTAGAAAAAAGGGCCACTAAAAAAATAGATTATAAAAAAGAACTGGCTTATTTCGATGCTTTGAACTTTTCCAAAAAGATCAAAATCCCGGCTCTCTTCTCATGCGGAATGGAAGATGTTATCTCTCATCCAAAATCAACCTTTGCTTTGTTTAACCATATGAATTGTGATAAACGTATGCAGTTGTATCCAACGGAAGGAAATGAAGCGGGAAAAGATAAACAACCACAAGCCAATCTGGAATTTGTAAAAGAAATTTTTGCTTTATGA
- the folD gene encoding bifunctional methylenetetrahydrofolate dehydrogenase/methenyltetrahydrofolate cyclohydrolase FolD, with amino-acid sequence MKSSILLDGKAISEKIRNRIAETLAKAKSEGKGVPTLATILVGDNPASETYVNMKVKACEKVGMGSRYVRMKEETTTEELLAEIRKLNADDSVNGILLQHPVPHQIDERLCFDEIALEKDVDGVTTISFGKLSMNSEAYFPCTPYGMVLLLQEYGIDVSGKHAVVVGRSPILGKPMAIMLTNLNATVTLCHSKTKNLPELVKQADIVVGAVGKPEFIQADWIKEGAVLLDAGYNVGNVGDIEISKAKDKSSYYTPVPGGVGPMTISVLLLQTMYSFLNQFSPKLDSHATNR; translated from the coding sequence ATGAAATCTAGCATCCTATTAGACGGTAAAGCGATTTCCGAAAAAATTCGAAATCGAATCGCAGAAACACTAGCAAAAGCTAAATCCGAAGGCAAAGGTGTCCCGACTCTTGCTACCATCCTTGTTGGGGATAACCCCGCGTCCGAAACCTATGTGAACATGAAGGTGAAGGCCTGTGAAAAGGTGGGAATGGGTTCTCGTTATGTTCGGATGAAAGAAGAAACAACCACAGAAGAGTTGTTAGCTGAAATTAGAAAACTGAATGCAGATGATTCAGTGAATGGAATTCTTTTACAACATCCAGTTCCGCATCAAATTGATGAACGGCTGTGTTTTGATGAAATTGCACTAGAAAAGGATGTTGATGGAGTGACTACCATATCCTTCGGTAAACTATCAATGAATAGCGAGGCATATTTTCCCTGCACTCCGTATGGGATGGTACTTTTGCTTCAGGAATATGGAATCGATGTATCCGGTAAACATGCTGTTGTTGTTGGAAGGTCCCCTATTCTTGGAAAACCAATGGCTATCATGCTTACAAACCTAAATGCCACTGTTACCTTATGTCATTCGAAAACCAAAAATTTACCAGAGCTAGTAAAACAAGCGGACATAGTGGTCGGTGCGGTTGGAAAACCTGAGTTCATTCAAGCCGATTGGATCAAAGAAGGCGCAGTTCTTTTAGATGCTGGTTATAATGTAGGAAATGTGGGAGACATTGAAATCTCTAAAGCCAAGGACAAATCTTCTTATTATACTCCCGTACCTGGTGGAGTTGGTCCCATGACGATATCAGTTTTATTGCTGCAAACCATGTATAGTTTTTTAAATCAATTTTCTCCTAAGTTGGATTCTCATGCCACAAACCGTTAG